Proteins co-encoded in one Capsicum annuum cultivar UCD-10X-F1 chromosome 9, UCD10Xv1.1, whole genome shotgun sequence genomic window:
- the LOC107842928 gene encoding uncharacterized protein LOC107842928 isoform X1: protein MDFIDSLPKSHGYEVILVVVDRLSKYGHFLPLKHPYIAQSVAQVFLDDIVKLHGFPDDIVKLHGFPDAITSDRDVVFLSFFWQELLSLRGVLLHISTAYHPQSDGQTEVLNRCLETYLRCYCSDDASNWFACLPMAEYWYNTCFHFAIQNTPYEALYGRPPPLHLPYIPGESTSTEVDTTLLNRELKLQLLKHHLLRAQLRMKQQADSHRSDTHFKFGDWGYFKVQPYKQVTISSHSTHKLSAKYYGPFQIIKKVGPVAYTLLLPSSVKIHPTVHVSLLKRCYEVPSTITCPPTVDLANPNCPHPESALQRRMVKKGNKAVAQVLVKWLDIPTNAATW, encoded by the coding sequence ATGGACTTCATTGATAGTCTGCCTAAATCTCATGGTTATGAGGTCATATTAGTAGTGGTTGACAGATTGAGCAAGTATGGCCACTTCCTTCCCCTAAAACATCCTTATATAGCTCAATCAGTAGCTCAGGTGTTTCTTGACGATATTGTGAAATTGCATGGTTTTCCTGACGATATTGTGAAATTGCATGGTTTTCCTGATGCCATTACAAGTGATAGAGATGTTGTATTTCTTAGCTTTTTTTGGCAAGAGCTCCTTAGTCTTCGGGGTGTGCTATTGCATATTTCCACAGCCTACCACCCTCAATCCGATGGACAAACTGAGGTGCTTAACAGATGTCTTGAGACCTACTTAAGATGCTACTGTAGTGATGATGCTTCTAATTGGTTTGCCTGCTTACCTATGGCCGAGTATTGGTACAATACTTGTTTTCATTTTGCTATCCAGAATACTCCTTATGAGGCTTTATACGGGCGACCTCCTCCTCTACATCTTCCTTATATACCAGGGGAATCGACTTCTACTGAGGTGGACACTACATTACTTAATAGAGAGCTTAAGTTGCAGCTCTTGAAGCACCATTTACTCAGGGCTCAATTAAGAATGAAGCAACAGGCGGATTCGCATAGAAGCGATACACATTTTAAATTTGGTGACTGGGGCTATTTTAAAGTCCAACCATATAAGCAGGTTACTATCTCTAGTCACTCTACTCATAAGCTGTCTGCTAAGTATTATGGCCCCTTTCAAATCATCAAGAAGGTTGGACCTGTGGCCTACACTCTCTTGTTGCCTAGTTCTGTCAAAATCCATCCTACAGtgcatgtgtccttgttgaaaagATGTTATGAAGTTCCTTCTACTATCACTTGTCCTCCTACAGTGGATTTGGCTAATCCAAATTGTCCTCATCCTGAGTCTGCTTTgcaaagaagaatggtcaagaagGGCAATAAGGCTGTTGCGCAGGTGTTAGTAAAGTGGCTTGATATTCCTACTAATGCAGCCACCTGGTAA